TACTCTCCAGAAGTTACCTTAAAGGAAGCACCTGGGTATAAATTCACTTTGGCAACTTTGTTTTTTACAATATCATGACTTAGATAATATGTATTTAAAGTTAGCAGTGAAGATAAGAAGCTGCGTGTGGTCCTCCATTCTGCAAGTTTAATTTGTTGCACAAAACACTAGAAAGGCCAGCCCTACTGGTCCAGTGCCTGTCACAAGTATCCTTACATGCATgtgtttttaaggaaaaaaatacatttgttgggcaGTGAACATAAACTCATGCCTCAAAGATTATTCTGAACTCCATCTACTAAGTGTAGAGGAAACCGGTCTGTTTATTAAAAGACAATAggacttatttatcaacattgagtAAATTTGCACTTGAGTTACCTATAACAAACAATTAAGCATCTTTATTaaaccagctgcaggtagaacaaaatAGTTtcattagttgccatgggtttctGCCAAAATGTGAATTTGGCCAGTACAAGCCGTAATGGGTTTACTAGCAACTGTGTTGGCAGTTGAATGTTATGAAAGCAGGTGGTCATGTCAACCGTTGAAGCAGAAACTGCAGGGTAAGTGCCACACTGAGAGCCGCGATGACATATTTTACGCTGTAATTTGTTAACTGGAAAAATGCCAcctaaaaaaaaggaaagaaatgccAGATGACaataaatattgatatatttatcaattttaatttctttttaaatctcTGCACCAAACAATTTTTCAAAACTAactcattgtacaggtataggatctgttatgcagaatgttcaGGGCCTAGGGCTTTAAGGTCCTTCATTCTAtcacataaataagattttggcatgatacaaaccTTGCCTTTCTAATAgcatccacaaaatggcacccacCAGCTTTTTGtgactgtgtaattccaagactcaaggaaacaagatttatattatttaaatagtgtaaatgaagtttattttgctcaactaacatgatataaaatatttgcagttatttgttagggtgacaggtcccgtttaagtctactaagaaattctGTTAAATAATcccaacaggattatttagcctccaataagtattaattatatcttaggatcaaatataatgtactgtttttcagtactttctggataataagtttccagataacggatcccatacctgtatctctcaTATCTGATCATTAAGTCATACAGCATACCTTCAAAAAAAATAGTAGGAGGGACAAAATTAACTGCATAAATGTGACCATTACACTTTGTAGCCATAATATACCacacttaattaaaaaaactcaCCCTGCTTAAAGACCGTTGTAATCACAGCATCATGAGCAAAGAGGCACTAGGTCCATCAGCATTTTATGTCAGTCACGCTATGGCCCACACCATTTCATGTTATATTCTGCCCCCCAAGCATTTAATGACACACTGTGGCCTCCAAGCACTTTAAGGCACTCTCTGAcccccccagcattttataaaagACAGTGGCAGGCCCTGCCCCAAGCATTGCACAGGCCTCTCATGACCAGGTGACTGTGGGTATACTTAAGATTATGTAAACAGGGATATTTAAGAGGAAACCGAAATCAGCAGCTGCAGGATAAAAAATTAGCGCTGTCCTGCAGCTGGGTGGTATGCTATAGTATTAAATTCTTTATGCAATGTGTTGTGAGCTCATAATCTTCAAATAAATCTGTATTTTGGCCCCCTCTATTAGCCTCTCCCTTACAGATTTGTTTCCAAAAATTCTATCCCTTTGTTCAgtagtttttttcttatttctgcaTCACTTACCCAGCCTCCTCTGCTTGATATCCATTGTGCAATGCAACTCTCCATAACATATCTCACCATCCACTGATTTATTATTCTGAAAAATCCTCGCTGCCCATTCCTGACAACATAAACTGCCATTCGATATCCGAAACCAAGCAGCGACAATATACGGCCCCAGTTTATTCCATTCTCAAACAGGCTGCAAAATAGATGGTGAGACATTTAACATGGCTTCAGGCATACTTAATGGCTGCCAATTAATAATTAAGGAAAAGTGATTGCTCTAGGTAGAAATACAGTATACAGAGGACAGCTCTgaactggcatgtatggagctGCTGACTCTCAGAGCATCCTGTGGGGCCACAGCAGCAGTTTGTGGGAGTAGCGCTTGTAAGGGAACACAAGTTAAAGTTCTAGGCAGTGGCAATCCTGGGGTTGCTGCCACCCCTGATGCCACAGGTGCTCCCTACCGCCTATGGCAAGGTTCTAATCTTGCCTCATGGCCAGAGCAGCCCTGGTTATATGGGATGCAGTTATTAGataggtggatagggtaatctgtTACAAGGATCCAACATGCCACTGTCTGCGGCTTGCCTTGGTGCTAGGGTTCAGCATGTGGTGAAACAAGTAGACAGATTAttggaggggctggggaagacccagtGGTcatggtacacataggtaccaatgacaaagtaaGAGTGCTGAGAGATtagtgtagggaggagggctttgggtttctagaGAACTGGGTGGCTGggctttgccagggatgggctgcacctcaatgatgatggagCAGCTGCTCTTGGGgtgaagatggctagagggttggaagAGTTTTTAACCTAGACATTGCAGTAAGTGATTCTGTGGAAGACAGGTTGGATAAAAATGGAGGAGGAGACTTGCTTGGGGGTACTGATATTGAcagggaggaccataagttgtatatgcaaaattctcatgctggtaccagtattaaatgtatgtttacaaatgcaaggaGTCTGCCAAATGCAAGGAGACTGGCAAAATGGGTAAGCTGGAGGTGCTTGTTCTGGAGAGGAAATATGATTGATGTTGCTGAAACACTGCTGAAATAGTCACATGACTGGGTAGTAAATATAGGAGGCTATACCTTGTTTTGGAGGCAATAGAAATTGAGGGGGGGTTGTTTGTTAAGTAGGATTTATAAGCAAATATAAATGAGGAAGTGATGATGGTAaatgagggagctgaagcctAATGGGTTGAGCTTTTCACAGATAGTAAAAAATCCAGCAAATTAATTGCATAGGTATGCTATAGACTCCCTAATGTAGGAGAAAAAGATGAGGTTCAGCTCCTGTtgtaaatagaaaaggctgctagtttggggcaaaaataataatgggggattttatttACCCAactattgactggagcaatagtactgacAGGACAGTAAATAGGCTTTGATTGCCagcttggagtcagaaaggaattttttcccctctgtagcTAATTAGGAAGGCTTGAGAAGGgcttttttgtcttcctctggatcaactagcagtcaggcaggttatatatgggcataaaaggttgaacttgatgtacttttgtcttttttcaacataattttttatttttgtgcattaggtaaatgaaaaataaataacaggCTTCATTTACCTGGAGCTTGGTCCTTTAGGGAAGGTTAGAAAGtggaaaacatacaaacaaacaaGAGAATTTAGTAgagaaaagaaagcaaaataaataattcagtATGGTAACATTGCCATGAAAGCCATcttaaaattaaaggaaaaagggaaaacatgttttatttcaaaacacATTGGCTAATAGAGCTTAtccagcagaatactgcattgaaatcctcaaaaaaaaaaaaagcatttcacatggtgctagccatattcttcattccaCAGGGTGCTACAGTcatttgacctgtgctctgataaactttagtcacactttgctgctgagctgcaagttggatttgtaccacccccctccctttccatccccagcagccgatcagcagaacaatggcttGGTATACACCAGCTCCCTAACAACTATGCTGAAGAATTCATCTACTTGAACTGATGCCTCCATGAGCTTGTACTGTCCTGAACTTTAGtaagcttgtcaggtaaattaggagagctggagtATAAGGTAGCAAGATtcagttcccagtagatatctgAATAGCACTTaacagcaagaaatccaagtctggcttggatTTCTAATGTGTACCACTGGCTTTGTCTGaaagctgcctacacaccaaaattacaaataaaaaaaaaatacatttgttggttcaagtataacattttaactcttttactgccaagcacgtatctcatacgtgctggcagtaaaagggcttaaacgccaacgacgtgtctcatatgTCGTTGGcctttaagcgctgctctctgcagcggcggcatgtgccgccgctgcagagagcttctaacaatgatagcccccctgggcaatgtgccaggggggctgtcatgagggttctgcgatcgatcgggtcgcaggaccctGCAGGAAGTAGCAGacacgatcgcatcgcgtctgctgcttcctgcttcctccttcccccccagcgccggcccaactgagcaaggagcgatcgggtcttcaggacaggtaaggacatttatttttcttgcatttacacaccatttacacacttagacacacatttgcatacatttatacacacttacatacatttacacacacttacagcacacattttagcattttttttttcatttttcacacttttatacacatgtacatgtacacacatgtacacacatgtatacacaaacactttggttttttttttgttttgcttttttgttttttttttttcattttaccactttgtttttattttcttttacctaaaaactgtttattttgacagcgtgactattggatcagatattctgaccactaattacactgtcatgtaacttattttgttgtttcactgatttgcaaaatttttgtggttttatcacattttatccctccataagtgttcctgatctgtttttagcgtagctttgccaggtgtaactttggtgtacaaaaataactttgcctattttgaattcatcagaatgtgtactttccaaaaatatatggttttctgggggtcactgcatagttagggggggttactgcacataatacactgacagggggctctgtgtgcaaaagctgagctggcaggcgagaaatccttatgcgctattttcattttgggttcagtacataccgcagactttggtatatctatgcatattgggcatcaaactgttcagtagacctctggtgttcctatttggggtgacttgcctttgtacgcaagaaattgtgtgagataaatgcggcaaattgcaacttttttaggcgattttctgaaatgtcataaaaaccaataactaggaaagctctgcagattggtactttggtgtagaaaggactctttacccttgttggatttgtcagaatgtgtactttccaaaaatatatggttttgtgggggtcactgtatagttaggggaagttttggcacataatacactgacagggggctctgtgtgcaaaagctgagttggcaggcgagaaatccttatgcgctattttcattttgggttcagtacataccgcagactttggtatatctatgcatattgggcatcaaactgttcagtagaccttaggtgttcctatttggggtgacttgcctttgtacgcaagaaattgtgtgagataaatgcggcaaattgcaacttttttaggcgattttctgaaatgtcataaaaaacaataactttaggaaagctctgcagattggtactttggtgtagaaaggactctttacccttgttggatttgtcagaatgtgtactttccaaaaatatatggttttgtgggggtcactgtatagttaggggaagttttggcacataatacactgacagggggctctgtgtgcaaaagctgagttggcaggcgagaaatccttatgcgctattttcattttgggttcagtacataccgcagactttggtatatctatgcatattgggcatcaaactgttcagtagaccttaggtgttcctatttggggtgacttgcctttgtacgcaagaaattgtgtgagataaatgcggcaaattgcaacttttttaggcgattttctgaaatgtcataaaaaacaataactttaggaaagctctgcagattagtactttggtgtagaaaggactctttacccttgttggatttgtcagaatgtgtactttccaaaaatatatggttttgtgggggtcactgtatagttaggggaagttttggcacataatacactgacagggggctctgtgtgcaaaagctgagctggcaggcgagaaatccttatgcgctattttcattttgggttcagtacataccgcagactttggtatatctatgcatattgggcatcaaactgttcagtaggcctctggtgttcctttttggggtgatttgtctttatctgatctttatcaagaaattgtgagagataaatgcggcaaattgcaacatttttatgcgatttttgaaatgtcatataaatctgcaaacttaggaaagctttacagcttggtactttgaagcaagaagaaatgattacccattatagattcggggggatgtgtactttccaaaaatatatggctttctggggtgaatgtactttttttgtagcattatcccacataaaggatgtaaatgtgttgattttgcaggagctgaaatgatagatcatatgggggtatgttcccattggggcccctacatgccacatacttaggtaaacctatacatattgggcatcaaactgttcagtggacccctggcgttcaaatttagggtgttttatcttggtacctaacactatgtgggagataagatgctgcaaagtggaagctttgaggggatttttggaaatgtcatcaaaattgctaattttagaaaagctgtgcggcttggtactttggagtagaaagacatgggtacccattttagattcgggggaatgtgtactttccaaaaatatatgactttctggggtgagcgtattttttgtagctttatcccacatataatgatgtaaatgtgttgattttgcaggagctgaaatgacagaaatgacagtatatatgggggtatgttcacattggggcccctacatgccacatacttaggtaaacctatacatattgggcatcaaactgttcagtggacccctggtgttcaaattcagggtgttttatcttggtacctaatgctatgtgggagataagatgctgcaaagtggaagctttgaggggattttggaaatgtcatcaaaattgctaactttagaaaagctgtgcggcttggtactttggagtagaaagacatgggtacccattttagattcgggggaatgtgtactttccaaaaatatatgactttctggggtgagcgtacttttttgtagctttatctcacatataatgatgtaaatgtgttgattttgcaggagctgaaatgacagaaatgacagtacatatgggggtatgttcccattggggcccctacatgccacatacttaggtaaacctatacatattgggcatcaaactgttcagtggacccctggtgttcaaattcagggtgttttatcttggtacctaatgctatgtgggagataagatgctgcaaagtggaagctttgaggggatttttggaaatgccatcaaaattgctaactttagaaaagctgtgcggcttggtactttggagtagaaagacatgggtacccattttagattcgggggaatgtgtactttccaaaaatatatgactttctggggtgagcgtacttttttgtagctttatctcacatataatgatgtaaatgtgttgattttgcaggagctgaaatgacagaaatgacagtacatatgggggtatgttcccattggggcccctacataccacatacttaggtaaacctatacatattgggcatcaaactgttcagtggacccctggcgttcaaattcagggtgttttatcttggtacctaatgctatgtgggagataagatgctgcaaagtggaagctttgaggggatttttggaaatgtcatcaaaattgctaactttagaaaagctgtgcggcttggtactttggagtagaaagacatgggtacccattttagattcggggggatgtgtactttccaaaaatatatgactttctggggtgagcgtacttttttgtagctttatcccacatataatgatgtaaatgtgttgattttgcaggagctgaaatgacagtatatatgggggtatgttcacattcgggcccctacatgccacatacttaggtaaacctatacatattgggcatcaaactgttcagtggaccccaggcattcatatttagggtgttttatttggttactttatgacctgtaggagataagatactatagactggaagctttgaagcgatttttaaaaaaaatcacaaattttgataaaaaccaataactttaggaaagcattgcgacttgatagtttggagtaggcacacagttgtgcctattctgtattccccagaatctgttctttccaaaaatgtacaattttctgggataaaccttctgttagtggaattttggccttgaaatccaaagtatgcggtttttttggagcagtgctttgggaatttggtaatgtactgctgggagtttttgacctatacaagtgagaaatctccataaaactatatatatttggtattggcatgttcaggagacatgggactttccaaatcagttgtatattcgtgcataaaataatttttgtttctagtatgtgtgattatattatggaaaatttgattttttttgcatttttagacatttagaagcctatatcttgttacagaattggaattgcacaaaaattctaccatattttgaaagcttaggttgttctgaaaaaaacgatatattgttttccttggtaaactaaaagtccccccgaggaaaggcccctaaagtgaaacagtgcaaaatgttcaaaaactgtctggcaatacaagttccgctttgtccaaaacggctggcagtaaaagggttaattggtagagtgaattatttgctatgtaaacagtataatttagaaataaaaagtacaacataaaaattAAGACAGAAGACAGGCCTGATTTATGATTGCAGTCATTTATGATTTACTAACTCATGCTGGGTTTTATGCCGAAAAGCTCAGcaatttctgtaatttatattGTATAGACAGCAGTAatctaaaataatttacattttaaatctctatttttttattttttggttgtgCAGCTCTTaggcttaattaccctagcaaccatgcagcagTTTAATGATATTTCTCACCTGTTGGTGACAAAGAgcttggagttttttttttcttttcaaaatacTTGCCTTTTTCTGCATTTTAGCTAAATTGAGGGATTCTAGTGTATTATCGTAAACAATTCCCTTGATTGttaaggaaaatgtattttgtagcacttccagagcgctggtaaggccccatctagaatatgctgttcagttttggtctccagtgctcaaacgggaccctattgagttagagagggtccagagaagggcaactaagctggtaaagggtatggaaagtctcagttatgaagaaagactggccaagttgggtctgtttacactggagaagagacgcttaagaggtgacatgataactatgtataaatatataaagggatcatataataacctctctaatgttttatttaccagtaggtccttccaacggacacgagggcacccacttcgtttagaagaagggaggttccatttaaatattcggaaaggtttttttactgtgagagctgtgaagctgtggacttccctccccgaatcagtcgtgctggctgatacattatataactttaagaaggggctggatggattcttagcaagtgagggaatacaggggtatgggagatagctctcagtacaagtgagggaatacagggttatgggagatagctcttagtactagttgatccagggactggtccgattgccatcttggagtcaggaaggaattttttcccctctgcggcaaattagagaggcttcagatggggtttttttgccttcctctggatcaactagtagttaggcaggtatatataggcattatggttgaacttgatggacatatgtcttttttcaacccaacttactatgttactatgttactatgtcaacTCTTCATTAGTGGTTTCGGGGGGACTGTGGCATGTGATAGCTCGGTGCCTGAACTATTCTACCTGCGCCTGTGCCAATTACATCACCAAATGCTTATTGCACATGTGTGTCCGGACTTCACCACAAGACTTCGGGAGATTTTGGAAGAACAGAGAGAATGCTTCTGGGGGATGGGGGACGGGAGACTGAGAAAAGCCACCAAAACTCCCAAACAAATAGGGGGGTTAACAGCTCTGCATGCATTCCCCTACAGCTCAAAAGCAGTAGGAGAATGTCATTTTTGAATAGTGTAAGTATAACTGGAACTatacttagggccagatttaccaaagtgtgaaattaaagcTTACCACAGAAACTCTTCATCCActctatacatttttagaaagaacggATTCTGATGGATCCAGAATAGGTgcaactgtctttctactccaaatgatcaggttgcaatgctttcctaaatgtaccagtttttaaaaaaaaaatagcaaaatttgtgtgtgcataggtttacctaagtatgtgggatgtaggggccccaaattgAAATCACCCCCATATGCTGTATAATTTCTGttgtttcagttactgcaaaatcaacacatttactgcatgtTGTGGTGGGTAATGCCACAAAAAACaaagtttaccccagaaaacaatgtatttttggaagtacacattcccccgaatctaaaatgggtacccatgtcgttctactccaaagtactaagccgcaaagctttcctcaAATCGCAATTTTGAtgagatttctgaaaatcacctcaaagcttttactttgcagcatcctacctccaacatactattaggtaccaagataaaacaccctaattatgtaccccaggggtcatATGTGTCATggaggggccccaaggtgaagataccccatacaatcatttctgtcattttagctactgcaaaaccaacacttttactgcattttatggggggtAAAGCTAGAAAAAAGTATATTCTCTcgagaaaacaatatatttttggaaagtacacattcccccaaatctaaaatgggtacccatgtctttctactccaaagtatgaaacgtaaagcttttctaaaattggtgattttgacGAAACTTgaccaaaaatcacctcaaaacttccactttgcaccatcttttctctcacaggtcattagataaccatataaaacacattaaatatgaacaccaggggtctactgaacagtttgatgctaaGTATGCATATATTAACCAATGTATGGGGTATGTATGGACCCCAAATGAAAGTAATGCAGGTGAattttctagcctgccaactcagttttgcaaacagagcccccaGACTGTGTATAATGtgtcgtaagaccccctaactgtacagagaccccagaaacaatatatttttagaaagcacacattctgacaaaccaaacatgggtaaggacatctttatacaccaaactaccaaacaacaaagctttccttaacTTAGCGATattgatgacatttctgaaaatcacctaaaaatgaatacaactgtaatataagctttatctcacGGAAATGTAACCCCCATTTGGCTGTAAAAATAGGCaataccagctagataggctttagagtatggggtacataggactctaacacacaagatGGGCTTTTGCTATGTGGAAATATGAAGAGGCTGTAGTGTGACTACAATTCACTAAAGCTATGTGCTAGGAAAGGAAGTccccctaaaagatgtattagacctatctgtcaatcaaaatctgaccctgaCTACTACATGAAGAAAGAATGAAGAGCCACAAAGAGTGACAGTAAAGAACtataaagggaagtttgagaacaaacttcatgttggtttgaaaaacgtgaagtcgctgaatgaaatctgatctgttgttggttctgcacactttttctaaccttggactacaattatatagtaaaaaccactgtgcaaagtttagggacactgGTTTTAACAGTGTCTGAatgacagcaatttaaatttccccactgaaagtcaacgagtgacatctaacatttctaacctggaactgcagttacgcAGTggctaactgcaaagtttagggaccctaggattaatagttaaagaatggcagcagttcaaatttaaaccaataaaagtcaatatgtaaattgtgattggtgggaaAGCCCACTTTTCCTAAGCTTAAGTGGAagccacccagtgacaaacagtgggcaccctggcataaatagtgtgacagCATTTAAAATtgaaacaaataaaattcaatggatgaaatctaattggctgttagtggcccaacccacttttcctatttttgaactgcagtcccccagtgaccaactctgcaaagtttggggactcaggcataacaATTGTgggaatgacagcattttacacttcaccattggaactaaataggtgaaatgtgattgactgttggtggctccgcccactttttctaactttgaactgcaaatacccagtgactaactttggaaagaattaatacttaaataatggcatcagtttaaatataaaccaatgaaatttaatggttggaaatggattggctgttggtggctctgactactttttctaaccctgaatacttAGTCAGcgagtgactgactgtgcaaagtttaggaaccctgacataaatagtgtgacaaaagcagcattttaaatttaaaccaaaaatattcaataggtgaagtctgattggctgttggtggctccacccactttttaaaacctaaaaatgcagtccccaaGTGACCCTGGtgtaaatactgtgagaatgaaaatcaatagttaaaatctgattggctgttagtggctccatccactttttctaactctgacccgcagttacctggtgactagctctgcaaagtgtgggaaccttagtattaatatttaaagaatggcagcagtttaaatttaaacatataaagtttataggtgaaatctgattgcctgttgttggccccgctcCCTTgtctaaacttggaatgtagtcaacca
This sequence is a window from Xenopus tropicalis strain Nigerian chromosome 2, UCB_Xtro_10.0, whole genome shotgun sequence. Protein-coding genes within it:
- the bak1 gene encoding bcl-2 homologous antagonist/killer isoform X2, coding for MNILLPWMKKLLNPSSQKGIESTNLISVGQQLAKIGDDINERYQEQFDDILKHLNPSLDNAYSYFKKIASSLFENGINWGRILSLLGFGYRMAVYVVRNGQRGFFRIINQWMVRYVMESCIAQWISSRGGWVAFFQLTNYSVKYVIAALSVALTLQFLLQRLT